One Glycine soja cultivar W05 chromosome 2, ASM419377v2, whole genome shotgun sequence genomic region harbors:
- the LOC114369564 gene encoding probable glycosidase CRH1, with the protein MAVSEKCTIKVSATIAASFSVTATAGKIFSSANRISAGAGEFSAANSVTISTANSVSISTTFPFSANSTISAAIVNSPAFKRFSSSTLSVRATTVAAPVVSATSTKFSSSTTISSPSSTFSFASNCNSNSTFTWFPCYSAAGTNRFRAKPPFTTAISAVYPTETKRCSPEKRPSVHIT; encoded by the coding sequence CGCCACCATCGCCGCCTCCTTCTCCGTCACCGCCACCGCCGGAAAAATCTTCTCCTCCGCCAACAGAATCTCTGCCGGCGCCGGAGAATTCTCCGCCGCCAACTCCGTCACAATCTCCACCGCCAACTCCGTCTCAATCTCCACCACCTTCCCCTTCTCCGCCAACTCCACCATCTCCGCCGCCATCGTCAACTCCCCCGCCTTCAAAAGATTCAGCTCCTCCACCCTCTCCGTCAGAGCCACCACCGTCGCCGCCCCAGTCGTCTCCGCCACCTCCACAAAATTCTCCTCCAGCACCACAATCTCAAGCCCCTCCTCCACATTCTCTTTCGCCTCCAACTGCAATTCAAACTCCACTTTCACCTGGTTCCCATGTTACTCCGCCGCCGGCACCAACCGGTTCAGGGCCAAACCACCCTTCACCACCGCGATCTCCGCCGTCTACCCAACCGAAACCAAGCGGTGCTCTCCCGAAAAACGACCCTCCGTCCACATCACCTAG